The following are from one region of the Capsicum annuum cultivar UCD-10X-F1 chromosome 1, UCD10Xv1.1, whole genome shotgun sequence genome:
- the LOC107868766 gene encoding probable purine permease 11 produces the protein MENSIQQVELQIQESSRQISKDDETNQQQVSGRSNKHYGWWFRIFLYIIFLLVGQSAATLLGRFYYDHGGNSKWMATFVQSAGFPILIPLLFIFKFSKKIDSSSREKPSRTSLFVIYVFFGLLLAGDNLMYSYGLLYLPVSTYSLICASQLAFNCLFSLLLNAQKFTALILNSVVIVTISAALLAVHSESDTSTKLPVGKYVIGFVCTVAASATYALYLSLLEVAFKRVIKSETFDTILKMQVFPSFVATCVCVVGLYASGDVRVLTAEMDGFQKGEVSYLMTLIWTAVLWQICCIGLLGLIFEVSSLFSNVISTLGLPAVPVFAVIFFHDKMDGEKVIALLLALWGFLSYVYQNYLDDSKAKSEINDAATITH, from the exons ATGGAGAACTCTATTCAACAAGTGGAGCTGCAAATCCAAG AATCAAGCAGGCAAATATCAAAGGATGATGAAACAAATCAGCAACAAGTTTCAGGAAGGTCCAATAAACACTATGGATGGTGGTTTAGGATATTTTTGTACATCATTTTTCTACTTGTTGGCCAATCTGCAGCTACACTTTTAGGAAGATTTTACTATGATCATGGTGGAAATAGTAAATGGATGGCAACATTTGTTCAATCAGCTGGTTTCCCAATCTTGATTCCTCTGCTCTTCATCTTTAAATTTTCCAAGAAAATCGACTCTTCATCGCGCGAAAAGCCATCAAGAACTTCCCTTTTTGTGATCTATGTGTTTTTTGGCTTACTATTAGCAGGGGACAATTTGATGTATTCATATGGGCTATTGTACCTTCCTGTCTCAACTTATTCCCTCATTTGTGCATCTCAATTGGCCTTCAATTGCCTGTTTTCGCTCCTACTAAACGCGCAAAAGTTCACAGCTTTGATACTTAATTCCGTTGTGATTGTCACAATCTCAGCTGCACTACTAGCAGTTCACTCAGAATCTGACACTAGTACGAAGTTACCAGTTGGGAAATACGTGATTGGATTCGTATGCACGGTGGCTGCATCAGCAACTTACGCGCTATACCTCTCGTTATTGGAAGTGGCGTTCAAGAGGGTGATCAAAAGTGAGACCTTTGACACAATCTTGAAAATGCAAGTCTTTCCGTCATTCGTAGCAACTTGTGTTTGTGTTGTGGGGCTATACGCGAGCGGAGATGTAAGAGTTTTGACAGCAGAGATGGATGGTTTTCAGAAGGGCGAAGTTTCGTATTTGATGACATTGATTTGGACTGCTGTGCTTTGGCAGATTTGTTGTATTGGTTTGTTGGGGTTGATATTTGAAGTGTCCTCATTGTTTTCGAATGTGATAAGTACTTTGGGTTTGCCTGCTGTGCCAGTATTTGCTGTGATTTTCTTCCATGATAAAATGGATGGTGAAAAAGTCATTGCATTGTTGCTTGCTCTTTGGGGATTTCTTTCTTATGTATATCAGAATTATCTCGATGACTCCAAAGCCAAATCTGAGATCAATGACGCCGCCACCATTACTCATTGA